The following proteins are encoded in a genomic region of Ammospiza caudacuta isolate bAmmCau1 chromosome 3, bAmmCau1.pri, whole genome shotgun sequence:
- the LOC131555115 gene encoding serine/arginine-rich splicing factor 7-like isoform X1 gives MSRYGRYETKVYVGNLGTGAGKGELERAFSYYGPLRTVWIARNPPGFAFVEFEDPRDAEDAVLGLDGKIICGSRVRVEVSTGMPRRSRYDRPPARRPFDPNDRCYECGEKGHYAYDCHRYSRRRRSRSRSRSRSRSRGRRYSRSRSRSRGRRSRSASYRRSRSMSPRRYRSFSPRRSRSGSLRRSRSRSRSRSRSRSVVWPRSRSESHGRSKSGLPAKSRSKSRSPSPKRSHSPSGSP, from the exons ATGTCGCGATACGGGCGATACG AGACCAAGGTGTACGTGGGCAACCTGGGCACGGGCGCCGGCAAAGGCGAGCTGGAGAGAGCCTTCAGCTACTATGGACCGCTGAGAACCGTGTGGATCGCCAGGAACCCGCCGGGGTTCGCCTTCGTGGAGTTCGAAGACCCCCGGGACGCCGAAGATGCTGTGCTTGGCCTCGATGGGAA GATAATATGCGGCTCCAGGGTCAGAGTGGAAGTATCCACAGGGATGCCGCGCCGCTCCCGCTACGATCGGCCCCCTGCCCGGCGCCCCTTCGACCCCAACGACAGATGCTACGAGTGTGGTGAGAAAGGCCACTATGCCTATGACTGTCACCGCTATAGCCGGCGAAGGAGGAGCAG GTCCCGCTCTAGATCCCGCTCGAGGTCCCGAGGGAGAAGGTATTCCCGGTCACGCAGCCGCAGCCGTGGTAGGAG ATCCAGGTCAGCTTCCTACCGCCGGTCCCGGTCGATGTCTCCTCGCAGATACAGATCCTTCTCCCCCCGCAGGTCCCGCTCTGGTTCTCTAAGAAGGTCAAG atCTAGGTCCAGGTCACGCTCCAGGTCCCGGTCCGTTGTATGGCCTCGAAGCAG GTCTGAGTCTCATGGTAGATCTAAATCTGGCTTACCTGCTAAAAG cCGCTCAAAGTCCAGATCACCATCTCCAAAGAGAAG tcaCTCACCATCAGGAAGCCCTTGA
- the LOC131555115 gene encoding serine/arginine-rich splicing factor 7-like isoform X2: MSRYGRYETKVYVGNLGTGAGKGELERAFSYYGPLRTVWIARNPPGFAFVEFEDPRDAEDAVLGLDGKIICGSRVRVEVSTGMPRRSRYDRPPARRPFDPNDRCYECGEKGHYAYDCHRYSRRRRSRSRSRSRSRSRGRRYSRSRSRSRGRRSRSASYRRSRSMSPRRYRSFSPRRSRSGSLRRSRSRSRSRSRSRSVVWPRSSRSKSRSPSPKRSHSPSGSP, encoded by the exons ATGTCGCGATACGGGCGATACG AGACCAAGGTGTACGTGGGCAACCTGGGCACGGGCGCCGGCAAAGGCGAGCTGGAGAGAGCCTTCAGCTACTATGGACCGCTGAGAACCGTGTGGATCGCCAGGAACCCGCCGGGGTTCGCCTTCGTGGAGTTCGAAGACCCCCGGGACGCCGAAGATGCTGTGCTTGGCCTCGATGGGAA GATAATATGCGGCTCCAGGGTCAGAGTGGAAGTATCCACAGGGATGCCGCGCCGCTCCCGCTACGATCGGCCCCCTGCCCGGCGCCCCTTCGACCCCAACGACAGATGCTACGAGTGTGGTGAGAAAGGCCACTATGCCTATGACTGTCACCGCTATAGCCGGCGAAGGAGGAGCAG GTCCCGCTCTAGATCCCGCTCGAGGTCCCGAGGGAGAAGGTATTCCCGGTCACGCAGCCGCAGCCGTGGTAGGAG ATCCAGGTCAGCTTCCTACCGCCGGTCCCGGTCGATGTCTCCTCGCAGATACAGATCCTTCTCCCCCCGCAGGTCCCGCTCTGGTTCTCTAAGAAGGTCAAG atCTAGGTCCAGGTCACGCTCCAGGTCCCGGTCCGTTGTATGGCCTCGAAGCAG cCGCTCAAAGTCCAGATCACCATCTCCAAAGAGAAG tcaCTCACCATCAGGAAGCCCTTGA
- the GEMIN6 gene encoding gem-associated protein 6 — protein sequence MNDWQRKSPLDWQTYVNKLVKVVAVEKHEYEGWVLTVDPVSATIVLATFPENEKGSISFIMGHAVQEVEVLQEGDSDMEQRLARILAPEESQAYSAEELERRKNALKTWLESNHIPVGEQGELGRTLSVAGVLSIEPPYGPEQCSSTNEIILARVQGLLQGFLQQQR from the exons ATGAATGACTGGCAGAGAAAAAGCCCTCTAGACTGGCAAACGTATGTGAACAAATTGGTCAAAGTTGTTGCAGTTGAGAAACATGAATATGAAGGATGGGTTTTAACAGTTGACCCAGTTTCTGCCAC CATTGTCCTCGCAACATTCCCAGAGAACGAGAAAGGATCTATATCGTTCATTATGGGCCACGCTGTCCAGGAGGTGGAGGTCCTGCAGGAAGGGGACAGTGACATGGAGCAGCGCCTCGCCCGCATCCTCGCGCCCGAGGAAAGCCAAGCCTACAGCGcggaggagctggagaggaggaagaacGCCTTGAAGACGTGGCTGGAGAGCAACCACATCCCCGTGGGCGAgcagggggagctgggcaggacgCTGAGCGTGGCGGGGGTGCTGAGCATCGAGCCCCCGTACGGCCCcgagcagtgcagcagcaccaACGAGATCATCCTGGCCCGCGTGCAGGGCCTGCTGCAGGGCTTCCTGCAACAGCAGCgctga